The Gillisia sp. Hel_I_86 genome has a segment encoding these proteins:
- a CDS encoding SulP family inorganic anion transporter, which yields MTKIFNLFDFSQKVNYKTEVLAGLTVALALIPEAVAFALIAGLSPLTGLYAAFVMGLITSIFGGRPGMISGATGAVAVVIVGLSLTYGPEYIFATVILAGIIQVLAGVLRLGKLIRLVPHSVIFGFLNGLAIIIFMSQLNQFKTINTAGELEWMTGTPLYILLGLVFTTMLIIWGLPKFTKVFPSSLAAILVVFGVVLGLGIDTKTVGDIASIKGGFPPFHIPMVPFTWETLTIIFPFAAIMAGVGLIESLLTLNIIDEITETRGSGNKECVAQGTANMLSGLFSGMGGCAMIGQSLINVSSGARARLSGIVAAVMLLIFIMFGADIIEKLPMAALTGVMIMVAVGTFEWASLKTFRRMPNSDVFVMVMVTLITIFLHNLALAVLVGVIISALVFAWDNAKRIRARKRVDEAGVKHYEIYGPLFFGSVQAFNDKFDILTDPDEVVIDFSESRIVDMSGIEAVNKLTERYLKQGKKLHLRHLSSDCRTLLNNADALIEVNILEDPTYKVAVDKV from the coding sequence ATGACAAAAATTTTCAACCTTTTTGATTTTTCACAAAAAGTAAATTACAAAACCGAAGTATTGGCGGGTTTAACCGTAGCCTTGGCTTTAATTCCAGAAGCAGTAGCTTTTGCTTTGATCGCGGGACTCTCTCCATTAACCGGATTATATGCCGCTTTTGTAATGGGCTTGATAACTTCCATTTTTGGAGGACGGCCGGGAATGATCTCTGGTGCAACCGGAGCTGTTGCAGTAGTGATTGTTGGCCTTTCCCTTACCTATGGCCCAGAATATATATTTGCCACCGTCATACTCGCAGGAATCATTCAGGTATTGGCAGGAGTGCTGCGTTTAGGAAAACTAATTAGGTTGGTGCCACATTCGGTAATTTTCGGATTCCTAAACGGATTGGCAATTATTATTTTCATGTCCCAGTTAAATCAGTTTAAAACAATAAACACAGCAGGCGAACTGGAATGGATGACAGGAACCCCGCTTTATATTTTATTGGGCTTGGTATTTACAACCATGCTTATTATTTGGGGCCTTCCTAAGTTCACTAAAGTTTTTCCTTCTTCCCTTGCTGCAATTTTAGTGGTATTTGGCGTAGTGCTTGGGCTTGGTATAGATACCAAGACGGTGGGGGACATAGCATCAATTAAAGGTGGGTTTCCTCCTTTTCATATCCCTATGGTGCCCTTTACTTGGGAGACCTTAACTATAATTTTTCCGTTTGCAGCGATCATGGCAGGGGTTGGACTTATAGAAAGCCTTTTAACCTTGAACATTATAGACGAGATCACCGAAACCCGTGGAAGTGGAAACAAAGAATGTGTAGCGCAAGGAACTGCGAATATGCTATCCGGGCTTTTCTCTGGAATGGGTGGATGTGCGATGATAGGCCAGAGTTTGATAAACGTATCTTCTGGGGCGAGGGCAAGACTTTCCGGCATTGTAGCTGCAGTAATGCTTTTGATTTTCATCATGTTTGGAGCGGATATCATCGAAAAATTACCAATGGCAGCGCTTACGGGGGTTATGATCATGGTTGCAGTAGGAACTTTTGAATGGGCAAGTTTAAAAACTTTTAGAAGGATGCCAAATTCTGATGTTTTTGTTATGGTCATGGTTACTTTGATCACCATTTTCCTTCATAATTTAGCTTTAGCGGTATTGGTGGGAGTAATTATTTCGGCATTGGTATTTGCATGGGACAACGCTAAACGAATTAGAGCCAGAAAAAGAGTAGATGAAGCTGGAGTTAAGCATTATGAGATCTACGGTCCCCTTTTCTTCGGATCTGTTCAGGCATTCAATGATAAATTCGATATTCTTACAGACCCGGATGAGGTGGTGATCGATTTTTCTGAAAGTAGGATTGTAGATATGTCTGGGATTGAAGCAGTAAACAAATTGACCGAGCGTTATTTAAAGCAAGGCAAAAAACTTCATCTAAGGCACTTGAGCAGCGATTGTCGCACTTTACTCAACAATGCCGATGCACTTATAGAAGTGAATATTTTGGAAGATCCTACTTATAAAGTAGCGGTAGATAAAGTTTAA